The Equus quagga isolate Etosha38 chromosome 10, UCLA_HA_Equagga_1.0, whole genome shotgun sequence genome includes a region encoding these proteins:
- the ACTRT1 gene encoding actin-related protein T1, with the protein MFNSYLLDNPAVIFDNGSGLCKAGLSGELGPRQVISPVVGHPKLNTLLSEANQKKYFVGEKALYKYETLHLHYPIERGLVTEWDDMEKLWKYLFEWELRVKPCQQPVLMIEPSLNPRETREKMAEMMFETFNVPAFYLSNHAVAALYASASVTGLVVDSGDGVTCTVPIFEGYSLPHAVTKLYVAGKDITEHLTRLLLASGSTCPCILNKALVNDIKEKLCYVALEPEKKPCKKPDEVLTEYKLPDGNVIQIGDQLYKVPEILFAPDQLGIHNPGISKMVSSSIMKCDIDIQKNLFAEIVLSGGTTLFPGFEERLMKELEQLASRGTPLKITASPDRCFSAWIGASIVTSLNSFKQMWITSADFMEFGTYVVQRRCF; encoded by the coding sequence ATGTTTAACTCATACTTGTTAGATAATCCAGCTGTGATTTTTGACAATGGATCAGGACTCTGCAAAGCAGGTCTATCTGGAGAGCTTGGACCCCGTCAAGTCATCAGTCCTGTCGTGGGGCATCCTAAACTCAACACGCTTTTATCAGAAGCCAATCAGAAAAAGTATTTTGTGGGGGAAAAAGCCCTGTACAAGTACGAGACCTTGCATTTGCACTACCCCATTGAGCGTGGACTGGTAACAGAATGGGATGACATGGAGAAACTCTGGAAGTACCTTTTTGAGTGGGAGCTTAGAGTAAAACCTTGTCAACAACCTGTGCTCATGATTGAGCCCTCCTTGAACCCAAGGGAAACTCGAGAGAAGATGGCAGAAATGATGTTTGAGACTTTCAATGTGCCTGCCTTCTACCTGTCCAACCATGCAGTGGCAGCACTCTATGCCTCTGCCTCTGTCACGGGCCTAGTGGTGGACAGTGGGGACGGGGTCACTTGCACTGTCCCCATCTTTGAGGGTTACTCCCTGCCTCATGCTGTCACCAAGCTCTATGTGGCAGGAAAGGACATCACAGAGCACCTCACCCGGCTCCTCCTCGCTAGTGGGAGTACCTGCCCTTGCATACTCAACAAGGCCTTAGTGAATGACATCAAAGAGAAGCTGTGCTATGTAGCTTTGGAGCCAGAAAAAAAGCCATGTAAGAAGCCAGATGAGGTCCTGACAGAATACAAACTTCCAGATGGGAATGTCATCCAAATTGGGGACCAGTTGTACAAGGTACCTGAGATTCTTTTTGCGCCTGACCAGCTGGGCATCCACAATCCAGGAATCTCAAAAATGGTCTCCAGCAGCATAATGAAGTGTGACATCGACATCCAGAAGAATCTTTTTGCAGAAATTGTGCTGTCTGGGGGCACTACTCTCTTTCCTGGGTTTGAGGAAAGACTTATGAAAGAACTAGAACAATTGGCTTCCAGAGGAACTCCCCTCAAGATCACAGCTTCTCCTGATAGGTGTTTCTCTGCATGGATAGGCGCATCCATTGTGACCTCTCTGAACAGTTTCAAGCAGATGTGGATCACTTCTGCAGATTTCATGGAATTTGGGACATATGTCGTTCAGAGAAGATGCTTTTAA